The Syngnathus acus chromosome 12, fSynAcu1.2, whole genome shotgun sequence genome contains the following window.
GTCTACCTGTCAGGATCCTTTAACAACTGGGCCAATAAGATTCCCCTGATTCGAAGGTGAGGAGCTTGAGAGTCACTTCATGTACAATCTATAAGTTGTCTctctgttttgatttttgtttatcCCCTCATTACTTGTCCAAGTCAAAACACCTTTGTGACCATCGTGGAGCTACCTGAAGGGGAACATCAGTACAAGTTTTACGTCGACGGCCAGTGGACTCACGACCCAGCCGAGGTGTGCAAtaaatcatgttttgttttcccgctttcttttattgactttttttcttcctgctgACAGCCTGTTGTAACAAGTCAGCTGGGTACAGTCAATAACATCATCCAGGTGAAGAAAACAGACTTTGAGGTGTTTGACGCTCTCATGGTGGACTCGCAGAAGTGCTCAGACATGTCGGGTGAGTCTGAACAAATTGTCTCACGTAGCGAGACCTAAACAACCTACAGTTTCCTTTTCTCGCCCCAGTAGACCACTCTCTGAAAAATGCGTTATTATTGAGTCGCCAAAGTACTTGATTCAACACTCTTCCTCTTCCATTAGACCTCTCCAGCTCTCCCCCCGGTCCATATCATCAGGATGCGTACACTCCAAAACAAGAGGAAAAATTCAAGTCCCCACCTATTCTCCCACCTCATCTGCTTCAAGTCATTCTCAACAAAGACACTGGAATATCTGTAAGTTGTTATCGTCACTCAGATGAGCGTATTTTTCGGACCACGAGGCGAACCGGTCTACTTTTGGAAatttccatatataaggcgcacctggttataaggcgcactgttgatttttggggaaaattcACGGATTTTAAGTTGGcctcataataaaaaaatacggtaaatgtgAACGGTTGTTTATTGTATGTgccttgtgattggctggcaccTATCCCGAGGTGTATACCAGTTCAACGATTTGCCATTGAAACGGTTGTTTTCGTTCCTAGTGTGATCCTGCCCTCCTTCCAGAACCGAACCACGTCATGCTCAACCACCTCTACGCTCTCTCCATAAAGGTACGCACCCCGACGATTCAAGGGTTTTCTTGTTACGCCAACGATAATAACAAACTGCAGTCGGAAGAAGTCAGCAGGAGAGATAATGTGCTTTTCTCGCAGCGCGACCggaaaaataaacttgacacctgtgctaaGATAGAACGCACACGGCGAGTTGAATCCGGGAATGAGTAGGAGTGAAAGCACACACTTGTGACATGCTTGCACCTTCCCAGCTGAGTCATACTTAGCGCTTTCCATATCAGTAGACAGCTGCTCGGACCGGTACTTTTTCCACTTGGATACATATgcaaccgtgtgtgtgtgtgtgtgtgtgaatgtttcTTTAAAGTGACACAGGTGTTACATTGCAAATAGCTGAAGTCTGTAAACgctgaaatatatttcaaaacgATTTCTTTGACAGGACGGCGTGATGGTGCTTAGCGCGACACATCGCTACAAGAAGAAGTACGTCACCACTTTACTGTATAAACCCATCTGACGGGAGACCGTGCCAGGATTAATTCAACTGATGTGAAGTCAAGTAGCAATACTAGTCCACCTAAGGCTGGATCAAACGTTCCCTTTTTTTGTATAATCTAGTTGTAGAAAAATCacaatatgttttattttaatcacatAAATTGATACATTTTAGGGAGTCCCGTAAACAAGATGACTCATGAAAGCTGCGATTCATACAATATTCCGAATGATCTTAATTAATTCATCCACTGCCGGTCTAGTAAAATTGGATCATCTACAGCAGCACAAAATGAGTTTCCATGTAAACATGCTGTGAGATTGCGTCACATGACCTTGCACAACTTTTTAGTGTGTAtcctttttattcattctcAATACGTTccagacaacaacaaaaacactcagcccaaacctttttttttgtaaccttCAAAAAGAACACGTCATACCAAAACGATATAAAAGACGGCactccaatttatttttccttttcaggGGTTCGGAATTTGCAACCTGGTTTTAGGGAATGTAGCAAGAGAGATTTAAAGGGTCATGTTAgatagttgaataccctaaaAGTGTTCTCAGAATTTTTGAATCATTGTTTACTCCACAAATTAGAGAGCACTTCTTTTTGAagtataaaaatgttttgtttttctaattttAAGGTGACAAAGTTACTTATTTTACGTAGCACTTACATTTGTATCATTTAGCATGACACTGACCAACATTGAATGTAGAATGCGTGTACTGTGAAGTCAGCGGAATTGAGTCGAATGCAACCTAATTAGTAGAAGATctgaatttattctttttgaGCTGGTTGGACAAGTTGACAATCAAAATGAGCAGTTAAGACCAATGAAGAACTGTCTCAGATCAATCTATTATTTACCATGAAGTTGACGATATTTTGTTTCCGGTGACAGATGGATTGTCTCAAATCGCACGATGGCTCGAAATACGCTCACTATTAGATAATATATGATTTGCAAATCATTCTAACttccacttttttatttatggttatttattcacatctttgtttgactttctAGGCCAGTAAGTAATCATTCTAACGATTCTGTAGAACATAAGATTGCTGAGTTTTTCAACCTCACTTGCATTATCACTTCATTTAATAAAGATTAATATATTAAATggactttgtctttttttttttcccttctggGTTCCATTTTTTCCAGAATTTTCATGACCTCACAATCGCCCTGTGACGGATGACTAAGATTatgttgaaaaaacaaacaatcccAAGTCCAGACAGAACATCAA
Protein-coding sequences here:
- the prkab1a gene encoding 5'-AMP-activated protein kinase subunit beta-1a; its protein translation is MGNTSSERAALGHGEKAQRRDSRGTKDGERPKILMDSPEDADIFHGEDMKAPLEKEEFLAWRQDLEAEDKDPTLDRPTVFRWKGDGKEVYLSGSFNNWANKIPLIRSQNTFVTIVELPEGEHQYKFYVDGQWTHDPAEPVVTSQLGTVNNIIQVKKTDFEVFDALMVDSQKCSDMSDLSSSPPGPYHQDAYTPKQEEKFKSPPILPPHLLQVILNKDTGISCDPALLPEPNHVMLNHLYALSIKDGVMVLSATHRYKKKYVTTLLYKPI